In Candidatus Margulisiibacteriota bacterium, a single genomic region encodes these proteins:
- the thiH gene encoding 2-iminoacetate synthase ThiH: MTFNVSSFAKLLTATSDSELNNLALKAKKLTQQHFGNTIQLYIPLYLSNECCNSCLYCGFNKNQKIKRQTLSLEEATSQLQIIKSKGFDNILLLTGEHKASVGVDYLEPIIQQAQKMFSYVALEVFPCTTAEYKKLVDAGTSGLTIYQETYNRKIYSNMHPAGPKRDFDFRFTAPERALTAGMRKMGLGFLLGLSDWQTEAINLAEHLDYLMKKYWKADFTVSFPRIHEAPNGLPIQAVSDRDFVQMILAFRIAFPKVGILLSTRENAQLRDNLLGLGVTQISAESKTNPGGYSENSSDEQFKVSDNRSLEEIISTLEKKGFDPVIKDWSTILSKKQ; encoded by the coding sequence GTGACATTTAATGTTTCTTCTTTTGCTAAACTATTAACAGCTACTTCTGACTCTGAATTAAATAACTTAGCTCTGAAAGCAAAAAAATTAACCCAACAACACTTTGGCAACACCATCCAACTTTATATACCGCTATACTTATCCAATGAATGTTGTAATTCTTGCTTATATTGTGGATTTAACAAAAACCAGAAGATTAAAAGACAAACATTGTCTCTTGAAGAAGCCACTTCGCAACTTCAAATAATCAAAAGCAAGGGTTTTGATAATATTTTACTCTTAACTGGTGAACATAAAGCTAGCGTTGGCGTAGATTATTTAGAACCGATCATTCAGCAAGCACAAAAAATGTTCTCTTATGTGGCACTAGAAGTTTTCCCTTGTACAACTGCAGAATACAAAAAACTTGTGGACGCTGGTACTAGTGGACTCACCATATATCAAGAAACGTATAACAGAAAAATTTATTCTAACATGCATCCTGCTGGCCCAAAAAGAGACTTTGATTTTCGCTTTACTGCACCAGAAAGAGCTCTCACTGCTGGCATGAGAAAAATGGGTTTAGGCTTTTTGCTTGGCTTGTCGGATTGGCAAACAGAAGCAATAAACTTGGCTGAACATCTTGATTATTTAATGAAAAAATACTGGAAAGCAGATTTCACGGTTTCTTTTCCTAGGATACATGAAGCTCCTAATGGCCTACCAATCCAAGCTGTTTCAGACAGAGACTTTGTGCAAATGATTTTAGCCTTCAGAATAGCTTTTCCTAAAGTTGGCATCCTTCTTTCTACTAGAGAAAATGCACAACTTAGAGATAATCTTCTTGGGCTAGGAGTTACTCAAATTAGTGCTGAATCAAAAACCAATCCTGGTGGTTATAGTGAAAATTCCTCTGATGAGCAATTTAAAGTTAGCGACAACAGATCACTAGAGGAAATCATCTCAACTTTGGAAAAAAAAGGCTTTGATCCTGTCATCAAAGATTGGTCTACAATCTTATCAAAAAAACAATAA
- a CDS encoding thiazole synthase, with product MIGDDLKIAGRLFGSRLFIGTGKFSSSTIMKSALIASETEMVTVALRRVDLSNPDDHILNHLDLKKCQLLPNTAGAQSADEAIRLAMLSRASSQTNWIKLEVTPEPRHLVPDGEETLIATKFLVKEGFVVLPYMQADPILAKKLEDAGAATVMPLGSPIGSNKGLKTKELIKIIIANSNIPVVVDAGIGAPSHACEAMELGADAVLVNTAIAIANDPILIASAFRSAVIAGRQGYLAGLAEESEGEASSPLSWLIK from the coding sequence ATGATCGGTGATGATTTAAAAATCGCTGGCCGCTTGTTTGGTTCTCGTCTCTTTATTGGTACTGGCAAATTTTCCTCCTCAACAATAATGAAAAGTGCGTTAATTGCTTCTGAAACTGAAATGGTTACGGTAGCACTAAGACGAGTTGATTTAAGTAATCCTGACGATCATATTTTAAATCACCTAGATCTTAAAAAGTGTCAACTTCTACCAAATACTGCCGGTGCTCAATCTGCCGATGAAGCAATCCGACTAGCCATGCTTTCCAGAGCCTCGAGCCAAACTAATTGGATAAAGCTAGAGGTTACACCTGAACCAAGACATCTTGTTCCTGATGGTGAAGAAACATTAATAGCAACTAAATTTCTAGTAAAAGAAGGCTTTGTTGTTCTCCCTTATATGCAAGCTGATCCTATCTTAGCCAAAAAACTAGAAGACGCTGGTGCAGCAACTGTAATGCCTCTTGGCTCTCCAATTGGTTCTAATAAAGGGCTAAAAACCAAAGAGCTTATTAAAATTATAATTGCTAATTCCAATATTCCGGTAGTGGTTGACGCAGGAATTGGCGCTCCTTCTCATGCTTGTGAGGCGATGGAGCTTGGAGCTGATGCTGTTCTTGTTAATACTGCAATTGCTATTGCTAATGACCCCATATTAATTGCTTCGGCTTTTAGAAGTGCCGTTATAGCGGGCAGGCAGGGATATCTTGCCGGCTTAGCTGAAGAATCAGAAGGAGAAGCTTCTAGTCCTTTATCTTGGTTAATAAAGTGA
- a CDS encoding U32 family peptidase C-terminal domain-containing protein — MKRPELLAPAGNYENAFFALKYGADAIFQGLDGFSLRRTAKAELGIEELTRCAELAHSLGKKHYLAINLFAHEADIVKLKTISQKLKAIKTDAFIVSDPGIFLILKEQLPDAEFHLSTQANTLNSAAVKFWQKQGIIRVILARELTKEDIVSIRDNTSIGLEIFVHGAMCMSYSGRCHLSNYFLGRDANSGECAQPCRWEYKQKDEGRGTKDDKMYVEIEEDEKGTYILNSKDLCLVEKIPELMEIGIDSFKIEGRNKTSYYVANVVRVYRAVIDECLQGKLREATLAWAKQELTNISHRDYSTGFYDGEKGSFNFESSGYIKDTKMVGIAYSDSNQITVDVRDKIEAGDVLEFLFPGEKEAKSVLLEKMKDANKDAVLSVAHNRTKVLIPNKFGAFEQIIVRKNS; from the coding sequence ATGAAAAGACCAGAACTACTAGCCCCGGCAGGTAATTACGAAAACGCTTTTTTTGCACTTAAATATGGTGCAGATGCTATTTTTCAGGGATTGGATGGATTTTCTTTACGAAGAACAGCCAAGGCGGAGCTAGGCATAGAAGAGCTTACTCGTTGTGCGGAACTAGCTCATTCGTTAGGGAAAAAGCATTACTTGGCAATAAATCTTTTTGCTCATGAAGCAGACATTGTTAAGCTAAAAACTATAAGCCAAAAGCTAAAGGCTATCAAGACAGATGCTTTTATTGTTTCTGATCCTGGTATTTTTTTGATTTTAAAAGAACAGCTTCCAGATGCTGAATTTCATCTTTCTACACAAGCAAATACTCTTAATTCTGCAGCAGTAAAGTTTTGGCAGAAACAAGGAATAATTAGGGTTATTTTAGCCAGAGAGCTTACCAAAGAAGATATAGTTTCCATAAGAGATAACACGTCTATTGGATTAGAGATATTTGTGCACGGAGCGATGTGCATGAGTTATTCTGGAAGATGCCATTTAAGTAACTATTTTTTAGGTAGAGATGCCAATAGTGGAGAGTGTGCTCAACCATGTCGGTGGGAATACAAGCAGAAGGACGAAGGACGTGGGACGAAGGACGATAAGATGTATGTTGAGATTGAAGAAGATGAAAAAGGTACATATATTTTGAACTCTAAGGACCTATGTTTGGTAGAAAAGATACCAGAATTAATGGAAATAGGGATAGATTCATTCAAGATTGAAGGTAGGAACAAAACAAGCTATTACGTAGCAAATGTAGTGCGAGTATATCGTGCAGTAATAGATGAGTGTTTACAGGGAAAACTTAGAGAGGCTACTCTGGCTTGGGCTAAACAAGAGCTGACTAATATTTCACATCGTGATTACAGCACTGGATTTTATGACGGGGAAAAGGGGAGCTTTAACTTTGAATCTTCAGGCTATATTAAGGATACAAAAATGGTAGGGATTGCTTATTCTGATAGTAATCAAATAACCGTAGACGTAAGGGACAAAATAGAAGCAGGAGACGTGTTGGAGTTTCTTTTTCCAGGAGAAAAGGAAGCAAAAAGTGTCCTTCTTGAGAAAATGAAAGATGCCAATAAAGATGCCGTTTTGAGTGTTGCACATAACAGAACGAAGGTTTTAATTCCAAATAAGTTCGGTGCTTTTGAGCAAATAATAGTACGCAAAAATAGTTGA